From one Treponema denticola genomic stretch:
- the rseP gene encoding RIP metalloprotease RseP: MVKILIGLIILSIMVFIHELGHFIAAKLCGVVVESFSIGWGPVLFKKKKGDTEYRISAIPMGGYCGMKGEKAFQQAIEEKLPAIPKKEGELYGVHPFKRIIIAFAGPFANYISAVLALAIVSAIGSSYYTSSNKIAPVYYYNEADDSPAREADLRMGDVILSINGEKTETFADIVRLIVPEAKEEVTLEIERDGQILTKKLRPKLDPKTGAGIIGFYSFIPLEIDGVKPSSSAELAGLKKGDLITEVNGIEVANTIDLNRALGGISEKTAELGILRDGNKITKTVNLIRTENGIDLGLNIKNIKVEIPGTGFFKSIVNGFVLTHKAFVLTFKSLGLLFKGVDFRQAVSGPVRITHMLGDVAAQGFKAGFLIGLSDILNFVSIISISLFIMNLLPIPILDGGLILFAFIEFIFRRQIHPKVLYYVQFIGIAFIGVVFLFALWGDIGYFLGR; this comes from the coding sequence ATGGTTAAGATTTTAATAGGTTTGATTATATTGAGTATCATGGTCTTTATCCATGAGCTTGGACATTTTATTGCCGCAAAACTCTGCGGTGTTGTAGTTGAAAGTTTTTCGATAGGCTGGGGCCCTGTTCTTTTTAAAAAAAAGAAAGGAGACACGGAATATAGAATTTCTGCAATTCCCATGGGCGGTTATTGCGGCATGAAGGGAGAAAAAGCCTTTCAGCAGGCAATCGAAGAAAAGCTCCCTGCGATTCCTAAAAAAGAGGGAGAGCTTTATGGAGTGCATCCTTTTAAGCGGATTATAATTGCCTTTGCCGGCCCTTTTGCAAACTATATAAGTGCGGTTCTGGCTCTGGCTATTGTAAGTGCTATCGGTTCAAGCTATTATACAAGCTCGAATAAGATAGCTCCCGTTTACTATTATAACGAAGCCGATGATTCTCCTGCCCGCGAGGCTGATTTAAGGATGGGGGATGTAATTTTAAGCATTAACGGCGAAAAGACTGAAACATTTGCCGACATAGTGCGCCTCATTGTGCCTGAAGCAAAGGAAGAGGTTACGCTGGAAATAGAAAGAGATGGGCAGATCCTCACAAAAAAACTTAGGCCCAAGCTCGATCCAAAAACCGGTGCAGGCATAATAGGTTTTTATTCTTTTATTCCCCTTGAAATTGACGGTGTAAAGCCTTCTTCATCTGCCGAACTTGCAGGGCTTAAAAAAGGCGACCTTATTACGGAAGTGAACGGAATTGAAGTCGCCAATACGATAGACTTAAACCGTGCCCTAGGCGGTATAAGCGAAAAGACTGCCGAATTAGGCATTTTAAGGGACGGAAACAAGATTACAAAAACCGTAAACCTTATCAGAACCGAAAACGGAATAGACCTTGGGCTAAATATTAAAAACATCAAGGTGGAGATTCCCGGAACGGGCTTTTTTAAAAGCATAGTGAACGGCTTTGTCTTAACTCACAAGGCCTTTGTTTTGACATTTAAAAGTTTAGGCCTTTTGTTTAAGGGAGTTGATTTTAGGCAAGCCGTTTCGGGCCCTGTACGCATTACCCATATGTTGGGCGATGTTGCCGCCCAAGGTTTTAAGGCCGGCTTTTTAATCGGGCTTTCGGATATCTTAAACTTTGTAAGCATAATTTCTATTTCTCTTTTTATAATGAATTTACTGCCGATTCCGATTTTGGACGGAGGCTTAATTCTTTTTGCCTTTATCGAATTTATTTTTAGAAGACAAATTCATCCGAAGGTGTTGTACTATGTTCAGTTTATCGGCATAGCCTTTATCGGCGTAGTTTTTCTCTTTGCCCTCTGGGGAGACATAGGATATTTTTTAGGAAGGTAA
- a CDS encoding PD-(D/E)XK nuclease family transposase: protein MSNEKTILNPKTDWVFKLMFSKGEEGNKALISFLNAFLEDSYGKIKKAEIINTELIRDRPSGKTYRLDFLIRTDNGLLVDLEMQQFWKTNYPRRSQMYLMRLASRFLKTEPKEGDFLYAISLSVFGCDVPKNAELVKMPESSIIQYLYVELNELIVYTMKKRLEEYSLKDFWIRFLANYEEDKKSGMLEELCKLEEGIKMAEATLFRVTDEERRMAIELSDEKYRMYVEDERSEARREGLAEGRTAGLAEGQEKGRSIGLAEGSHQAKVEVAKNLLDIGLSIENITKTTGLNREEIEKIN from the coding sequence ATGTCAAATGAAAAAACTATTTTAAACCCCAAGACCGATTGGGTTTTTAAGCTGATGTTTTCCAAAGGTGAAGAAGGAAACAAGGCTCTTATAAGTTTTCTAAATGCCTTTTTGGAAGATTCTTACGGTAAAATCAAAAAGGCCGAAATCATAAACACCGAGCTTATTCGCGATAGGCCTTCGGGAAAAACTTACCGCCTTGATTTTTTGATTAGAACCGACAACGGCCTTCTTGTAGACCTTGAAATGCAGCAGTTTTGGAAAACAAACTATCCTCGCAGAAGTCAAATGTACCTTATGCGTCTCGCTTCCCGTTTTTTAAAGACGGAACCCAAGGAAGGTGACTTTTTGTACGCTATAAGCCTTTCCGTTTTCGGCTGCGATGTTCCTAAAAACGCAGAGCTTGTAAAGATGCCTGAGAGCTCGATAATTCAATATCTTTATGTTGAATTAAACGAGCTAATAGTTTATACTATGAAAAAGAGATTGGAAGAGTATAGCTTAAAAGACTTTTGGATAAGGTTTTTGGCCAACTATGAAGAAGACAAAAAAAGCGGAATGTTGGAAGAATTGTGTAAATTAGAGGAGGGTATAAAAATGGCAGAAGCAACACTCTTTAGGGTAACTGATGAAGAGAGGCGAATGGCAATAGAACTCTCTGACGAAAAATACCGGATGTATGTGGAAGATGAACGCAGTGAAGCCAGGAGAGAGGGTTTAGCTGAGGGCAGGACTGCTGGTTTAGCTGAAGGACAAGAGAAAGGAAGAAGTATAGGATTAGCTGAGGGTTCACATCAAGCAAAAGTGGAAGTGGCAAAAAACTTACTTGATATAGGATTGTCTATAGAAAATATAACAAAGACAACCGGCTTAAACCGTGAGGAAATTGAAAAGATCAATTAA
- a CDS encoding FMN-binding protein, which yields MKKIFIMLMIFALSIFLFSCNVKNDEKIVSGIFEGKAEGLMGNISVRVVIEKSKIKNIDILEYADTPGYSDTVFEYLPKRVVEKGSTDVDIVAGATLTSKAFLEAVNDALKKAGR from the coding sequence ATGAAAAAGATTTTCATTATGCTTATGATTTTTGCTTTGAGTATTTTTTTATTTTCTTGCAATGTAAAAAATGATGAAAAGATTGTTTCGGGTATTTTTGAAGGAAAGGCCGAAGGCTTAATGGGAAATATAAGCGTAAGGGTTGTGATAGAAAAAAGTAAAATTAAAAATATAGATATCTTAGAGTATGCCGATACGCCCGGCTACAGTGATACCGTTTTTGAATACCTACCTAAGAGGGTTGTCGAGAAAGGTTCTACAGATGTGGACATTGTGGCCGGTGCTACCTTAACGAGTAAGGCTTTTTTAGAGGCGGTAAATGACGCCTTAAAAAAAGCCGGCCGCTAG
- the dxr gene encoding 1-deoxy-D-xylulose-5-phosphate reductoisomerase yields MEKKRVIVLGAGGSIGKSSLEIIRRFSDRFVLAGFSVHSNSDFAKTLLAEFTDAQFVSTKKKDSNLKHEIDAEAVRQLIEKSKADIVINGIAGSAGLKASVEVIKSGLDLALANKETIVEAWELIFQDAEKSGSTIIPVDSEHAAIFQLINAHKKENIEKIIITASGGPFLNTPREKLSTMKLEDALKHPTWKMGGKITIDSASLANKALEVIEAVKLFSFPPEKIEVTVHPQSIIHSMVQCKNGEIFAQASPPDMKNPILNALSFPEVPESFLRPLDFSQIINLEFMPPRTDDFPMLALGFEAAGKGGAYPIAFNVANEEAVDAFIKGKIGFTDLADITQEVLNSDWTMKPSSYEEVYDYENRARAVALARILDRQGYLTE; encoded by the coding sequence ATGGAAAAAAAAAGGGTTATCGTTCTCGGTGCCGGAGGCTCAATCGGAAAAAGCAGTCTGGAAATAATAAGGAGATTTTCCGATAGGTTTGTTCTTGCCGGTTTTTCGGTTCATTCAAATTCGGATTTTGCAAAAACTCTTCTAGCCGAATTTACCGATGCGCAATTTGTTTCTACAAAAAAAAAGGATTCCAATCTAAAACACGAAATAGATGCGGAAGCTGTAAGACAGTTGATTGAAAAATCAAAGGCCGATATAGTCATTAACGGTATAGCGGGTTCGGCAGGCTTAAAGGCTTCGGTCGAAGTTATAAAAAGCGGTTTGGATTTGGCTCTTGCAAATAAAGAAACTATAGTAGAGGCCTGGGAGCTGATTTTTCAAGATGCCGAAAAGTCGGGAAGCACAATAATTCCCGTCGATTCGGAACACGCTGCAATTTTTCAGCTTATAAATGCCCACAAAAAAGAAAACATCGAAAAGATTATAATTACCGCCTCAGGCGGCCCCTTTTTAAATACGCCGAGAGAAAAGCTTAGCACAATGAAGCTTGAAGATGCCTTAAAGCATCCGACATGGAAGATGGGCGGAAAGATTACGATAGATTCGGCTTCTCTTGCAAACAAGGCCTTGGAAGTGATTGAGGCTGTAAAGCTATTTTCTTTTCCGCCCGAAAAAATCGAAGTTACGGTTCATCCTCAAAGTATAATCCATTCGATGGTACAGTGTAAAAACGGAGAGATATTTGCTCAAGCTTCTCCTCCCGATATGAAAAATCCTATTTTAAATGCCTTAAGTTTTCCGGAGGTGCCTGAAAGCTTTTTAAGGCCCTTGGATTTTTCTCAAATTATAAACTTGGAATTTATGCCTCCCAGAACCGATGATTTTCCTATGCTGGCTTTGGGTTTTGAGGCGGCTGGAAAAGGAGGCGCCTATCCTATAGCCTTTAATGTTGCAAATGAGGAAGCCGTTGATGCCTTTATCAAAGGGAAAATAGGCTTTACGGATTTAGCCGATATTACGCAAGAAGTTTTAAATTCAGATTGGACTATGAAACCTTCTTCTTATGAAGAAGTTTATGACTATGAAAACAGAGCAAGAGCGGTCGCTTTGGCAAGGATACTTGACAGGCAAGGATACTTGACTGAGTAA
- the leuS gene encoding leucine--tRNA ligase, with translation MAYPFSTIEPKWQKYWEENKTFKTVEDKNYPKDKRLYILDMFPYPSGDGLHVGHPEGYTATDIYSRFLRMSGYNVLHPMGFDSFGLPAENYAIKTGVHPLITTRKNMETFRKQIKSIGLSYDWDREISTSEESYYKWTQWIFLQLFKKGLAYEKEAPINWCPSCLTGLANEEVKDGKCERCGAQIQRKNLRQWILKITEYAERLLEDLDELDWPESIKIMQKNWIGKSTGAEVDFALVDKDGKETGQKIKVYTTRPDTIFGATYMVLAPEHELVKSITTSSQEKAVAAYIEEAAKKSDLERTDLAKNKTGVFTGAYAINPLTEQKIPVWISDYILISYGTGAIMAVPAHDERDFEFAAQFNLPKIKVVAGAEEWESGKRDFSAEPKACTTEDGYSVNSKQFDGLKTEEAKTKITEYLENLGLAKRAVNYKLRDWIFSRQRYWGEPIPLVHCPSCGIVPLDEHALPLTLPQVESYTPAGTGESPLAAIDSWVNTKCPKCGKEAKRETNTMPQWAGSCWYYLRFIDPHNNEAFADKEKCDYWMPVDLYVGGTEHAVLHLLYARFWHKVLYDLGLVSTKEPFTRLVNQGMITSFAYMRKNKSLVPVDKVKKISETEFEDIETGEKLEQVIAKMSKSLKNVINPDDIIKEYGADTLRLYEMFLGPLEVSKPWNTSGIMGVFRFLEKIWNLSDREIYKTPVNDTSTPETKTLTALLNKTIRKVTEDTASLNFNTAISQMMIFINEVSKHKKIPHYVWYNFVKLLNPYAPHLAEELWQKMGNDESIAYSHWPMFVEKFCVDQTCTVVVQVNGKLRGKFEAEAGTSKEELERLALSNEGAVRNIEGKEIKKIITVPDKLVNIVVQ, from the coding sequence ATGGCTTATCCTTTTAGCACGATAGAACCCAAATGGCAAAAGTATTGGGAAGAAAACAAAACCTTTAAAACAGTTGAAGATAAAAATTATCCTAAGGATAAGAGACTCTATATTTTGGATATGTTTCCCTATCCTTCGGGAGACGGCCTCCATGTAGGGCACCCTGAAGGCTATACTGCAACGGATATTTACAGCCGGTTTTTACGCATGAGCGGATACAATGTACTCCATCCGATGGGCTTTGATTCTTTCGGACTGCCTGCAGAAAACTATGCAATAAAGACGGGCGTTCACCCCCTTATCACCACCCGAAAAAATATGGAAACCTTTAGAAAGCAGATAAAGTCCATCGGCTTAAGCTATGATTGGGATAGGGAAATCTCCACAAGCGAAGAATCCTATTATAAATGGACCCAGTGGATCTTCCTCCAATTATTTAAAAAGGGATTAGCCTACGAAAAAGAAGCCCCCATCAACTGGTGCCCTTCCTGCTTAACGGGCCTTGCCAATGAAGAAGTAAAGGACGGAAAATGCGAAAGATGCGGAGCTCAAATTCAACGCAAAAACTTAAGGCAATGGATTTTAAAGATAACCGAATATGCCGAACGCCTCTTAGAAGATTTGGACGAACTCGACTGGCCCGAATCCATTAAAATTATGCAAAAAAATTGGATAGGCAAGAGTACGGGAGCCGAGGTAGACTTTGCCCTCGTAGATAAGGACGGAAAAGAAACTGGGCAAAAAATCAAGGTTTATACAACCCGCCCCGACACGATCTTCGGAGCAACCTACATGGTCTTGGCCCCGGAACACGAGCTCGTAAAAAGCATAACTACAAGCAGCCAAGAAAAAGCTGTTGCCGCTTATATCGAAGAGGCCGCAAAAAAAAGCGACCTCGAAAGAACAGACCTCGCAAAAAACAAGACCGGCGTTTTTACGGGAGCCTATGCAATCAATCCATTGACGGAACAAAAAATCCCCGTCTGGATTTCGGACTATATTTTAATCTCCTACGGCACGGGAGCAATTATGGCAGTACCCGCCCATGATGAAAGAGACTTTGAGTTTGCTGCCCAATTCAATCTGCCTAAAATAAAGGTTGTAGCCGGTGCGGAAGAATGGGAAAGCGGAAAAAGAGACTTTTCGGCTGAACCTAAGGCTTGTACAACCGAGGACGGCTATTCGGTAAACTCAAAACAGTTTGACGGTCTAAAAACGGAAGAAGCAAAGACAAAGATCACGGAATATCTTGAAAACTTAGGCCTTGCAAAAAGAGCCGTAAACTACAAACTCCGTGACTGGATTTTCAGCCGTCAGCGCTATTGGGGCGAGCCCATACCCTTGGTACACTGCCCCTCTTGCGGCATAGTTCCCCTAGACGAACATGCTCTACCCTTAACCCTGCCCCAAGTAGAAAGCTATACTCCCGCAGGTACGGGCGAAAGCCCCTTGGCGGCTATTGACTCTTGGGTAAATACAAAATGCCCAAAATGCGGAAAGGAAGCAAAACGGGAAACCAATACAATGCCTCAGTGGGCAGGCTCTTGCTGGTACTATCTCCGCTTTATAGACCCTCATAACAACGAAGCCTTTGCCGACAAAGAAAAATGCGATTACTGGATGCCTGTAGACCTCTATGTTGGAGGAACCGAACATGCAGTTCTCCATTTATTGTATGCAAGGTTTTGGCACAAGGTTTTGTATGACCTTGGGCTAGTCTCTACAAAAGAGCCCTTTACACGGCTTGTAAATCAGGGAATGATAACCTCCTTTGCCTATATGAGAAAAAACAAAAGCCTTGTTCCGGTCGATAAGGTTAAAAAAATATCTGAAACCGAATTTGAAGATATTGAAACCGGAGAAAAACTTGAACAGGTAATAGCCAAGATGTCCAAGAGCTTAAAGAATGTTATCAATCCCGACGACATCATAAAAGAATACGGGGCAGACACCCTGCGCCTCTACGAAATGTTCTTAGGCCCCTTAGAGGTTTCAAAACCTTGGAACACAAGCGGCATCATGGGAGTGTTCAGATTTTTAGAAAAAATCTGGAATCTGTCCGACAGAGAAATATATAAAACTCCCGTCAACGATACCTCGACCCCTGAAACCAAGACATTGACAGCTCTTTTAAATAAGACGATTAGAAAGGTAACCGAGGACACAGCCTCTCTTAACTTTAACACTGCCATAAGCCAGATGATGATTTTTATAAACGAGGTTTCAAAGCACAAAAAAATACCCCACTATGTTTGGTATAATTTTGTAAAACTTTTAAACCCCTACGCTCCTCACTTGGCCGAAGAGCTTTGGCAAAAGATGGGTAATGACGAATCGATAGCCTATTCTCACTGGCCGATGTTTGTCGAAAAATTCTGCGTTGACCAAACCTGCACGGTGGTGGTACAGGTAAACGGAAAACTCCGAGGTAAGTTTGAGGCAGAGGCAGGAACCTCTAAAGAGGAACTGGAACGCCTTGCTTTATCGAATGAGGGTGCTGTCCGCAACATTGAAGGCAAAGAGATTAAAAAGATAATTACAGTGCCCGATAAGCTCGTAAATATTGTAGTACAATAG
- a CDS encoding phosphatidate cytidylyltransferase: protein MKIKKIIERLIIFFVGAPLVLASIYLLPHYNFLVYHIELFISALIANYEIYNILSQRSPAYPKKILAFFGTILVLASYLMGLHSVPFQYIFIVFGCVIVGMLFMEIIFSFSGNFTNSIARLTTGVFMLIYPWGLAVYLSAIASLPNAGALIIMFCLMTFGCDSFAWFFGMLFGKNNRGFIKASPKKSIAGFIGGFIGSATAAVGSFYFFNKQFNGKLKELIIIALFTALFAIIGDIIESILKRSADVKDSGKVILGRGGILDSIDSLLIAAPVFYTLCLFLLGGF from the coding sequence ATGAAAATTAAAAAAATTATTGAAAGGCTGATTATATTTTTTGTAGGTGCACCTTTAGTTTTAGCTTCAATTTATTTATTACCTCATTATAATTTTTTGGTTTATCATATTGAATTGTTTATTTCAGCCCTTATTGCAAATTATGAGATATATAATATTTTGTCCCAAAGGTCTCCGGCCTATCCTAAAAAGATACTTGCTTTTTTCGGTACAATTTTAGTTCTTGCTTCATACCTAATGGGCTTGCATTCCGTACCGTTTCAATATATTTTTATTGTATTCGGCTGTGTAATAGTCGGAATGCTCTTTATGGAAATTATATTTTCATTCTCGGGAAATTTTACCAATAGTATTGCCCGTCTCACAACCGGTGTGTTTATGCTGATTTATCCTTGGGGCTTGGCAGTTTATTTATCTGCAATTGCAAGCCTTCCAAATGCAGGGGCTCTTATCATCATGTTCTGTCTTATGACCTTCGGCTGCGATTCCTTTGCGTGGTTTTTCGGAATGCTTTTCGGAAAAAACAATAGAGGCTTTATTAAGGCAAGCCCAAAAAAAAGTATTGCAGGTTTTATAGGCGGTTTCATAGGTTCTGCAACAGCTGCTGTAGGTTCCTTTTATTTTTTTAATAAACAATTTAACGGAAAATTAAAAGAGCTTATAATCATAGCTCTTTTTACGGCCCTCTTTGCCATTATCGGCGACATAATAGAATCTATTTTGAAGCGTTCTGCAGATGTAAAGGATTCAGGAAAGGTGATTTTAGGGCGGGGCGGTATTCTTGACAGCATTGATTCCCTGCTCATCGCTGCTCCAGTATTCTACACCCTTTGTCTGTTTTTATTAGGCGGCTTTTAA